One Triticum dicoccoides isolate Atlit2015 ecotype Zavitan chromosome 3B, WEW_v2.0, whole genome shotgun sequence genomic window, AGTGTGACTTACAGCAGAGCTAGGTTATGCATTTGATAAAGTACACTAGGATAACCCAATGACAGAATTGTCAATTCGCGTCATACAAGATACTTACTAGTTGTTTAACACTTTAGTATTGTCCCCACGTGCTCGAGTTTTGATGCTTCTATCTTTCAGTACTTAAAACTAGCATGCAGAGAGGGCATCTGCTACCAAAGGTCTACTATTTTCAGGTCGATTCAGTCGTCTGCTACATACTTCAAAAACTATACAGCCTTAACAGTATTATCTGATTCCAGAAGAAATACCTTAATACATACATAGATCGTTTCAGTGTTGACTGGAGATAAACAAAAGCATCCAGTCGATATTGTTAAAAAAAACTGGACCCATACATCCAGTCCATACTAAGAAATATCCAGTGCAGAAGTTGCAACAAATGCAACAAATTCTCAAAGAGAGACGAATTTATTTAAAAAGACAGCAATAATGGTTCAACAAAACGATCATAATATCCAAGATTTAAGTAGCAGGGTGTTACAACTGCATAGGCTGCTACTCCctacgttccaaaatagatgactcaactttgtatacaaagttgagtcatctattttggaacggagggagtaactgccATGAATATACACAGTACACAAAGGCAAGTTCAGTCACTAAGTTACTGCAATAGTCAGGACACAGTGCTCAAGTGCCAATAGAAACTATCAGAACTTCATAAATGTCTACCCCAGTCACTGCTGCCCAAATTGAAGACCTAACTCAAATATCATCAGAAACATGGACAATTATGAAGTTGTGGTATGCAGCAGCCAGGCCATTGAACTTCACATTCACATCCAAGTTAACATAGAACACAGCTGAATAGACATTTACTACCCATCCGCCAATGATTGTGAGAACAAGGGAACATGTGGATGAAAAAGAGTCTTGTCGCCACAGGCAGGCAATTCAGCTTTACACTCAGAGCCAAGTTGACATATAAAACGCAGCTGTCTAGAATCCATGTCATATGACATTAGTGTCTTGTCATGTCCACCGACTATAAAAATCAAACTGTGTTCTGGATGCATTGAAATAACACTATAATCATTCGCATACGATGAATACTTTGTTCCAAACAACTGCAAGTGGCTCACATTGTGCTTCAAAGTCCATTTTCCTGTAACCAAGTCGTCAAGAACCCAGATTGATAATTCAGAACCATCAGAATCAGCAGGACTATTTGCAAAATACAACTGTCCCTGTGATGGAAATATGCCATTGATATCATCCGCATAGTACGGTGGCTTAGGAATATGAACAAGTGACCAATTATCTCCTTCCACATCAACAGCTACAATTAAATTATTATAGGCAGCCAAATTAAGGATCCCGTTTAAAAATGAGCCGGGTGAATTCTTGGGTATCGCAAATGGTCCATGCTCAACTGTTTGATATTTCCACGCTCCAGCTTTGGACGAGTAAATTGCTAGTGTTTGGATGCGTCCATAGCACTCGCTTTGCTCGTCCTCGGCTATACCCCAGGCCTCCTCATCTATGAACTCAAATACATGGAAGTGGGAAGTAACGGCCGGGTCAAATCCGAGGCGAGCGACGCTCACCTTGCTGGACCAGTCGGTGGCAGGGAAGGACACCCATTTCTCAGTGGTGGGATTGCAAACAACATAATCCAATTCCAGGGGATCAGCAGCCTTCCAGCAGCGGCAGAGGAGGAGGCCATTGCAGGCGTCCAAGATGTCAAGGCTGTCGCAAGTGGGCAGGAAAGACAGCGAAGGATCTACGAGAGGATAGCGTTGCCGTGACAGCAGATTGGTAAAATAACGAGCCTTCCTGGGGGAGCGGAATGCATTGTAACCTTGGTAGAAGAAGCCGACGACGGACTGCGGCATCTTCTTTCGGTGGTCGCGGTGGGAGATGAGGTTCCGCCAACGCCTGGAGACGCACTTGCAGCAGCATGTTGACTTGTAGGGCACGCGCGAGATGATGTCCACGAGGAGGTCGTCGGTGAGCTTGGCCGTCGGGTCGACCTCCTTCACGCCCTTGGTGTTCTTCTTCTGGGAGCCCGGCGCCATCGCCGCCCGTGGAGATGAGGAGCGGCCGATCTGCTCAGATTGGGGGGCGGAGAGGTCAGAGATT contains:
- the LOC119278345 gene encoding F-box protein At5g07610-like, whose amino-acid sequence is MAPGSQKKNTKGVKEVDPTAKLTDDLLVDIISRVPYKSTCCCKCVSRRWRNLISHRDHRKKMPQSVVGFFYQDPSLSFLPTCDSLDILDACNGLLLCRCWKAADPLELDYVVCNPTTEKWVSFPATDWSSKVSVARLGFDPAVTSHFHVFEFIDEEAWGIAEDEQSECYGRIQTLAIYSSKAGAWKYQTVEHGPFAIPKNSPGSFLNGILNLAAYNNLIVAVDVEGDNWSLVHIPKPPYYADDINGIFPSQGQLYFANSPADSDGSELSIWVLDDLVTGKWTLKHNVSHLQLFGTKYSSYANDYSVISMHPEHSLIFIVGGHDKTLMSYDMDSRQLRFICQLGSECKAELPACGDKTLFHPHVPLFSQSLADG